A genomic window from Terrisporobacter glycolicus ATCC 14880 = DSM 1288 includes:
- a CDS encoding tetratricopeptide repeat protein, with translation MKKKLLLILVLITVLTGGCSKITGKSSLIKGQEKLENHKYGEALTLLSQALNEDSENESARAMYMQARRMQNAENYEKKHDYEKAIKELDSIVNINAGSKQIKRESINKKAELEKLQKTAEKEALERKENAKKASEKDINKLESEMIYNNKKKEEEKKKQETEESNKEELRKDPIKEETEDKKDNSQTNTDPQLKDTSDNK, from the coding sequence ATGAAAAAGAAATTATTATTAATATTAGTTTTAATAACTGTTTTGACAGGTGGATGTAGTAAAATAACTGGAAAAAGTTCTTTAATAAAAGGACAAGAAAAACTTGAAAATCATAAATATGGTGAGGCCTTAACTTTATTATCTCAAGCCTTAAATGAAGATTCAGAAAATGAGTCAGCTAGAGCAATGTATATGCAAGCAAGAAGGATGCAAAATGCAGAGAATTACGAGAAAAAACATGATTATGAGAAAGCAATAAAAGAACTGGATTCAATTGTAAATATAAATGCAGGTTCTAAACAAATTAAGAGAGAATCAATAAATAAAAAAGCAGAACTTGAAAAATTACAAAAAACTGCTGAAAAAGAAGCTTTAGAAAGAAAAGAAAATGCAAAAAAAGCTTCTGAAAAAGACATTAATAAATTAGAATCAGAAATGATTTACAATAATAAGAAAAAAGAAGAAGAAAAGAAAAAACAAGAAACTGAGGAAAGTAATAAAGAGGAATTAAGAAAAGATCCTATAAAAGAAGAAACTGAAGATAAAAAAGATAATTCACAAACAAACACAGACCCACAATTAAAAGATACAAGTGATAATAAATAA
- a CDS encoding pseudouridine synthase: protein MRINKYIASCGVASRRKAEELILNKKVKVNGKLIEELSFQVDEQIDTVEVDGVKISLDSNLVYILLNKPEGYITTVKDQFERQSVIDLLSDIKERVFPVGRLDYETSGLLLLTNDGDLTYKLTHPKHEIDKTYIAMVKGQLSEEEIRNFKSGLYIEDYKTASAKIKVVYYDKNKDISKLEIKIHEGKNRQVRKMCKAINHPVLRLKRVAMGKITLKDCKIGEYRYLTEEEINYLKNI, encoded by the coding sequence ATGAGAATAAACAAATATATAGCTTCTTGTGGAGTAGCATCTAGAAGAAAAGCTGAAGAACTTATTTTAAATAAAAAAGTAAAAGTAAATGGAAAGTTAATAGAAGAATTATCTTTTCAAGTTGATGAGCAAATAGACACTGTGGAAGTTGATGGAGTAAAAATATCTCTTGACTCAAATTTAGTATATATATTATTAAACAAACCAGAAGGATACATAACAACAGTTAAAGACCAATTTGAAAGGCAAAGTGTAATAGACTTATTAAGTGATATAAAAGAAAGAGTATTTCCTGTGGGGAGATTAGATTATGAAACAAGTGGCCTTTTATTGCTTACTAATGACGGTGATTTAACGTATAAATTAACTCACCCTAAACACGAAATTGACAAGACATATATTGCTATGGTGAAAGGTCAGTTAAGTGAAGAAGAAATTAGAAATTTTAAATCTGGTCTATATATAGAAGATTATAAAACCGCATCAGCTAAAATTAAAGTTGTATATTATGATAAAAATAAAGATATATCTAAGTTAGAAATAAAAATACATGAAGGTAAAAATAGACAAGTAAGAAAAATGTGTAAAGCTATAAATCACCCAGTACTTAGACTTAAAAGGGTAGCTATGGGTAAAATAACTTTAAAAGACTGTAAAATAGGTGAATACAGATATTTAACAGAAGAAGAAATAAATTATCTTAAAAATATATAG
- a CDS encoding tRNA (mnm(5)s(2)U34)-methyltransferase, producing MLRAKYINKITEVNKIFLEKIIEKGHVVIDATMGNGYDTVYLGNLVGETGKVYAFDVQEEALTSTRKKVIRDNMEDRVELILDGHENLDKYVKEDVSCVVFNLGYLPRAKHMVITKPETTLEAIKKSLELLKANGVISIAAYIGHEGGLDEKNYICEYLDNLDQKQYNVLRMEFTNQINNPPQLILVEKKG from the coding sequence ATGTTAAGAGCAAAATATATAAATAAAATAACTGAAGTAAACAAAATATTTTTAGAGAAAATTATTGAAAAAGGCCATGTAGTAATTGATGCTACAATGGGAAATGGGTATGACACAGTATACTTAGGAAATTTAGTCGGAGAAACGGGGAAAGTATATGCATTTGATGTTCAAGAAGAAGCTCTAACTTCTACAAGAAAAAAAGTTATAAGAGATAATATGGAGGATAGAGTTGAACTAATTCTAGATGGACACGAAAACTTAGATAAATATGTTAAAGAAGACGTAAGTTGTGTAGTATTTAACTTAGGGTACTTACCAAGGGCGAAACACATGGTTATTACGAAACCAGAGACTACTTTAGAAGCCATCAAAAAAAGTTTAGAATTATTAAAAGCAAATGGCGTAATAAGTATAGCTGCATATATAGGACATGAAGGTGGCCTTGATGAAAAAAATTACATATGTGAATACTTAGACAATTTAGATCAAAAACAATACAATGTATTGCGTATGGAGTTTACAAATCAAATAAATAATCCACCGCAACTTATTCTAGTAGAAAAAAAAGGTTAA
- a CDS encoding MurR/RpiR family transcriptional regulator, with amino-acid sequence MEFTNNINDSKQLISIIQSRYPKMSKGQKLIAQYIIKNYDKVAFMTASKLGETVGVSESTVVRFANALGYPGYPKLQDALQELIKNKLTTVQRVEMANDDYSDDATILSKVLKSDIDNIRGTLEEIDAKAFKDASEEILKARKIYILGMRSSHVIAQYLGFYLDLILDNVHVIRLDMGDVFEQIVRINEEDVIITFSFPRYSKKSYQVVDYAKNKGAHIISITDSYFAPVACLSDNTLLVKSNMASFVDSLVPAMTVANALAISVGMKEKEEIKKYFDDLEKIWKQYSIYE; translated from the coding sequence ATGGAATTTACAAATAATATAAATGATAGTAAACAATTAATTTCAATTATACAATCTCGTTATCCTAAAATGAGTAAGGGGCAAAAACTTATAGCCCAATATATTATTAAAAATTATGATAAAGTAGCGTTTATGACTGCAAGTAAACTTGGGGAAACTGTAGGTGTTAGTGAGTCTACTGTGGTAAGGTTTGCTAATGCTTTAGGATATCCAGGATACCCTAAATTACAAGATGCATTACAAGAGTTAATAAAAAATAAATTAACAACAGTACAAAGGGTCGAAATGGCCAATGATGACTATTCTGATGATGCAACAATACTAAGTAAGGTTCTAAAAAGTGATATAGATAATATAAGAGGAACTTTGGAAGAAATTGATGCAAAAGCTTTTAAGGATGCTTCAGAAGAAATATTAAAAGCCAGAAAAATATATATTTTAGGTATGAGAAGTTCTCACGTTATAGCTCAATACCTAGGATTTTATTTAGATTTAATATTAGACAATGTTCATGTAATAAGACTAGACATGGGAGACGTTTTTGAACAAATAGTTAGAATAAACGAAGAAGATGTAATAATAACATTTAGTTTTCCTAGATATTCTAAAAAATCATATCAAGTTGTTGATTATGCTAAAAATAAGGGAGCTCATATAATATCAATTACGGATAGTTATTTTGCGCCAGTAGCATGTTTATCTGATAATACTCTTTTAGTAAAGAGTAATATGGCGTCATTTGTTGACTCTTTAGTTCCTGCTATGACTGTAGCCAACGCACTTGCCATATCTGTTGGTATGAAAGAGAAAGAAGAAATAAAAAAATACTTCGATGACTTGGAAAAAATATGGAAACAGTATTCTATATATGAATAA